DNA from Synechococcus elongatus PCC 6301:
ATGATTCACCAACCGCTGGGGGGAACGGGTCGCCGTCAGGCTTCCGATATTGAAATCGAAGCCAAAGAGATTCTGCGAATCAAAAAACTGCTGAACCAAATCATGGCCGATCGCACCGGTCAGCCTCTTGAAAAAATCGAGAAGGACACCGATCGCGACTACTTCATGTCTGCTGAAGAAGCCCGTGAGTACGGCTTGATCGACCAAGTGATCGCGGAACGGCCTGTCTAGTTGCCATGAGTGCCGAGCGATCGCGATGGCTGCAGTGTTTGGGACTTCCTGCTACGGCTGACGCGATCGCGATCAAAACGGCTTACCGTCAGTTGGCGCGGCAGTGGCACCCCGATTGCAATCCCGATCCGCAAGCCACCGCTCGTTTTCAGGAGATCCAGATCGCCTACGAGCGGCTGTTAGTTCTGCAAGAATCCGCCACGGCTCAACCCGTTCCGCAAGCCCCCCCAGCGGATGCAGCTCTGATTGCCCTCAAACGTCAGTTCCAGCCACAACTACAAGATCTGCTGGCGGATGGACGCTGGGCGAAGGCGATCGCCTTAACTGAAGCACTGCAACAACGCTTACCCGACGATTGGGAAGTGCGTCAGTGGTTGGCAATCTGTTATCTCCGGCAAGGGCAAGCCTTGCTGGTTCAACAACAGCGACAGCAAGCGATCGTCTACTTTGAGAAAGCGCGCCGCACCGATCCGCACAATCCACGCCTCCAACAAGAAATTCAAGCCAGCCATAGGCTGGCCTCAGCTCGGCGAGCCTGACGGATCTGGATTAACCGCGATTGCAGAGTCATCAGCGCTCATCAATTCGAATTTGCGCCAGCTGGGTTGATGTACCACGACGCAGTTACGGCCTGCAGCTTTGGCTTGGTAAAGACTGGTGTCAGCTGACTTGATCAACGTATCGCTCGCTAGCCCCGATTCTGGGAATGCAGCCACCCCAATTGAGATCGTGAGAGAGGGCAGCGTTTGCTCGTGATAGCTGATGATTAATTGAGCGATCGCCTGTCGAATTTGATCAGCCTTGCGAGCGCTGACTTCAAGGCTGGCTCCCGGCATTAAAATCGCAATTTCTTCGCCACCAAAGCGACAGACCACATCTGAGGCACGAACTTGGTTAAGCAGGGCGCGAGCTACCTGTTTCAAGACCATATCGCCTGCATCGTGGCCAAACTCGTCGTTGAAACGCTTGAAGTAGTCAATATCCAGCATTAATATCCCGATGCTGTCACCACTGCGCTTGGCGCGGGCCAATTCCTGTTCAAAAAATTCCTGCAGATAGCGGCGATTGAACAACCCTGTAAGCGGATCGCGCAGGTTCTCTTGGCGCAGGGTTTCTCGCAGTTGGAGGTTGGCAATTGCTAATGCAAGTTGCTCAGCGATGGTTTCAGCTAGAGGTGGGGCCTTGCTGTCCACACAGCTATTGTCATGTGTAACCATTTGTTCAAACTGTAGGTGCCCCAAAATCTCGCCGAAAGCGGCGAGCGGCAAGCAAAAAATGCTTTCTCCCGAGGAGATCTTGCCCTTGACGTGGGGGCAAGCTGGACTAAGCACTTGGTCCGGATCATAGAGATAGGGCGTACCACGGCGTAGAGCCCAACAATCGCTGAGCAAAAAAGACGGCTGAGTATGAACGGGTTGGCCCCATTCAACAATGGCTTGGAGCATTTCGAGCTTTCCATCCCGCTGGAGCAAACTCAGCTGACCGCGACAGTTAGGAAAGAGTTGGGGGAGAAATCCGGCAATTACTTGTCCTGCTTCAGCAACCGTGGAACAAGCCTGTAGAAAATCATTCAGCTGTCCCAGCAGTTGCATCTCCCGATTACGTTGATCGAGTTCTTGAATGCGCTCCTGCAACGCCAAGCCCATTTCTTTGAGTGCTGTGATATCAATCGCTAGTCCTTGGACTAGCAGCGTTCCATCGACTGACAGCAACATCTCGCCTTGGTCGCGCACCCAAATGGTTTGGCCATCGCTGCGAATCATCCGATATTCAAAGCTGTAGGCTCGTTGTTCGGCGAGCGCGGCTTCAAACTGCTGTTGTATCTTGTCTAGGTCGTCTGGATGCACAAACTGTTGCCACGTGTTGGCAAAGCCTGCATGCCACTGGGATTGATCAACTCCGAGCAAGGTTTCAATCTGAGGGCTGACATACCCCTTGTCCTGTAGAGCATTCGGCGAGAAACGATAGACCACCCCCGGATTCTTCTCGATCAGAAGACGGGCTTGCTCTTCGGCCTGGGCTAAACGTAATTCTGTAGCTTTGCGATCGGTGATATCGATCGCACTGCCGATGAGTCGCACCACCTGACCTTCAGCATTACGAACGGCTTCGCCTTGTCCACTGACCCAGTGAATGCTGCCATCAGCCCAAGTCACACGAAAGTCGATGGAATAAGGAGTTCCTTGTTGGATGCATCTCTGCACATTTCTAAGCCAGTAGTCGCGATCGAGGGGATGAATTTGCTGTAGATGTTCCTCAAAGCTGGGTACGGGCTCACTGGGGTTCATCCCAAACAAACGAAACAGTTGAGGCGACCATTCAATTGTTTGGGTGACAACCTCAAAGGCCCAACTGCCAACCTTGGCGACGCGCTGAGCCGTTTCGAGCTGATCGCGAATCGACTCCAGTTCGGTGGTACGGATCTGCACTAAATGCTCAAGATTTTCGCTGAGATCCCGTAGCTGGCGATCAGTGTGTGCACGCTCGGTGACATCAATCACTGTACTTAAAACTAGTGATCGTCCTTCGGCGTCTGGCCCGAGAGCGGAGGAATAAAAATCCCAAGTCCGCAGCGCTCCCGAGCGAGTTTGAATGACAAATTCCCCATTCGCCTGCCGTTGACCGGGCGGCATCGCATAAACTTCCTCTGCGATGCGTAACACTTCTGCTACCTTCTCTGGGCCATAGACTTTTTCGAACCAACTTTCAACGGTGGGCGTGTCTTCAAGTTCATAACCACTTAATTCCCGCCAAGCTTCGTTGACCTCTAAGATGCAACCGTCACTGCGATAGAGCACCATCGGCTGAGGGGCTTGCATGACAATTTGTCGGAAACGCCGCTGGATCTCTTGGGCTGCTTGGAGTGCGGTCAACAGTTTTTCTTCTTGCTGATTGAGCGATCGCGCAACAACCCAAAGAAGTGCGACTAGCAGACTGGTCGTAATCGGTGCCACGAGGCCGTCACTGACCACGGGGGTGACCGATAAGTACTGTTGGCTCAAAAACTTGAGACCGCGTAACAGCAGCGGTAATACAAAGAGCCAAGGCAACAGAGTCCGACTCAGTCGCCCCCCAAGCGAAGGACTACTCAGAATTGCTAGCAATCCCCGTTGGGGGTGGAAGCTGAGAGCCCCAATGCTGAGCACTAAGAACCCCACAACCGTGTTAGAGGCGATCGCACTTTGGCGGTCGAGGAATAGATAAAAAGCATTGATGCCGAGTAAATAGCCAAAAAGGCCAAGCATTGCAATCCACCCGGCAATCAAAGCAAGACTCTGGCTACAGATCACTCGTGGTTCTCTCTGACTGCGAGCACAGCTGAGAGAAGCGGTCAGCAGTAAAAACGAGATTGCAGCTTGATCACTCATCCGACCCGGCAGGCCAGACCCCACTGGGGAAATGCGATCGCGAACCAGCAGTTCATCCAGCCCTAGATTCCAGCCCGTGACATATTGCAGCATGGTCAAGCTGGTGATCGTAGCGACTAGTAATAGACAAACGCGGTGCCATTGCTGCTGCCAACGCACCCTTGACTGCGCCCAGATCAATGCCCAACCGCTGAGGATAAAGCAGAAAGCCGTGTTGACCTTCATTGTGTTGGCACTGCCCGGCAGCAGCATCGTTAGTGCTGGACTACTGATTGCC
Protein-coding regions in this window:
- a CDS encoding J domain-containing protein encodes the protein MSAERSRWLQCLGLPATADAIAIKTAYRQLARQWHPDCNPDPQATARFQEIQIAYERLLVLQESATAQPVPQAPPADAALIALKRQFQPQLQDLLADGRWAKAIALTEALQQRLPDDWEVRQWLAICYLRQGQALLVQQQRQQAIVYFEKARRTDPHNPRLQQEIQASHRLASARRA
- a CDS encoding diguanylate cyclase, whose amino-acid sequence is MRLRVWLSLPRLCGFLAITLGLIVLLGWAISSPALTMLLPGSANTMKVNTAFCFILSGWALIWAQSRVRWQQQWHRVCLLLVATITSLTMLQYVTGWNLGLDELLVRDRISPVGSGLPGRMSDQAAISFLLLTASLSCARSQREPRVICSQSLALIAGWIAMLGLFGYLLGINAFYLFLDRQSAIASNTVVGFLVLSIGALSFHPQRGLLAILSSPSLGGRLSRTLLPWLFVLPLLLRGLKFLSQQYLSVTPVVSDGLVAPITTSLLVALLWVVARSLNQQEEKLLTALQAAQEIQRRFRQIVMQAPQPMVLYRSDGCILEVNEAWRELSGYELEDTPTVESWFEKVYGPEKVAEVLRIAEEVYAMPPGQRQANGEFVIQTRSGALRTWDFYSSALGPDAEGRSLVLSTVIDVTERAHTDRQLRDLSENLEHLVQIRTTELESIRDQLETAQRVAKVGSWAFEVVTQTIEWSPQLFRLFGMNPSEPVPSFEEHLQQIHPLDRDYWLRNVQRCIQQGTPYSIDFRVTWADGSIHWVSGQGEAVRNAEGQVVRLIGSAIDITDRKATELRLAQAEEQARLLIEKNPGVVYRFSPNALQDKGYVSPQIETLLGVDQSQWHAGFANTWQQFVHPDDLDKIQQQFEAALAEQRAYSFEYRMIRSDGQTIWVRDQGEMLLSVDGTLLVQGLAIDITALKEMGLALQERIQELDQRNREMQLLGQLNDFLQACSTVAEAGQVIAGFLPQLFPNCRGQLSLLQRDGKLEMLQAIVEWGQPVHTQPSFLLSDCWALRRGTPYLYDPDQVLSPACPHVKGKISSGESIFCLPLAAFGEILGHLQFEQMVTHDNSCVDSKAPPLAETIAEQLALAIANLQLRETLRQENLRDPLTGLFNRRYLQEFFEQELARAKRSGDSIGILMLDIDYFKRFNDEFGHDAGDMVLKQVARALLNQVRASDVVCRFGGEEIAILMPGASLEVSARKADQIRQAIAQLIISYHEQTLPSLTISIGVAAFPESGLASDTLIKSADTSLYQAKAAGRNCVVVHQPSWRKFELMSADDSAIAVNPDPSGSPS